A region of Maribacter algicola DNA encodes the following proteins:
- a CDS encoding BLUF domain-containing protein: MHELTYTSLAKKNIGLKDLNDILDEANEFNKAHSITGCLVYHNGLFVQTLHGEKKVIFNLLKSIKSDNRHSNLNLVWEGPAEKEVFQGWHMAFFSPKNSNKPSEELIDFERNLITLSSFYQADSASVRIFWSIVKDLCLNEAKMP; encoded by the coding sequence ATGCATGAACTGACGTATACCTCCCTGGCAAAAAAAAATATTGGACTTAAAGACCTGAACGATATATTGGATGAGGCCAATGAATTTAATAAAGCCCACTCCATAACGGGTTGTTTGGTATATCATAATGGACTTTTTGTACAGACACTGCACGGCGAGAAAAAGGTAATCTTTAATTTGTTGAAATCAATTAAATCGGACAATAGACACTCCAATTTGAATCTAGTCTGGGAAGGCCCTGCAGAAAAAGAAGTTTTTCAAGGCTGGCATATGGCTTTCTTCTCACCAAAAAATTCCAATAAGCCATCTGAAGAGCTTATCGATTTTGAAAGAAACCTAATTACCTTATCTTCCTTCTATCAGGCAGATTCCGCTTCTGTTCGAATATTTTGGTCTATTGTGAAAGACTTATGCTTGAATGAAGCAAAAATGCCCTAA
- a CDS encoding sensor histidine kinase, translated as MPDRIALRNRISELEISKMFNEKLLDSSNNVIAYLEPLFGEEGLIEDFVIKYVNSRIEEITELKVEDMIGMRWLEYDPQNFENGAFENAKKCFITGETINYFPKYVFDEQVVWFSVRVVKLEDGVVQFLKDISKEKQYERQLEIQNNLLLEAEHVASTGSFRWDLNNGTLNLSENVYKLLGYEEPLDANPTLDFILKFVHEKDIAWVRDVITSSKVTKERIDISFKVVTSTDEIKYVNTIGEYYPSEDNWYVVGLFKDVTKQIEHEVILQSKNAELRKINSDLEAFNRIASHDLQEPLRKIQMFISRLNEEEKDRLGPRSKNYLGKIISSTERMRNLISNLLSYSKIDDLEDRPTKIDLNEILAEVLDDLGERIKETNASVKADKLPEINGVQFQMEQLFSNLIGNSLKYMAQDTIPIVSIKHSIIKVDAINRISKLSDGAYHKLEFIDNGIGFENQYSERIFEIFQRLHGKNEYSGTGLGLAICKKIVEAHNGLITATSQNSQGAVFTVFLPSLSI; from the coding sequence ATGCCCGATAGAATTGCGCTTAGAAATAGGATTTCTGAATTGGAGATTTCTAAGATGTTCAATGAAAAACTATTGGACAGTAGCAACAATGTTATTGCCTATTTAGAACCATTGTTCGGTGAGGAAGGTCTAATTGAAGATTTTGTTATTAAATATGTTAATAGCAGGATAGAGGAGATTACGGAATTGAAAGTAGAGGACATGATCGGGATGCGCTGGCTGGAATACGATCCTCAAAATTTTGAAAATGGAGCCTTTGAAAACGCTAAAAAGTGTTTTATCACCGGCGAAACCATCAATTATTTTCCTAAATACGTATTTGATGAGCAGGTGGTCTGGTTCAGCGTAAGGGTAGTAAAACTGGAGGATGGAGTCGTTCAATTTCTAAAGGATATCAGTAAAGAAAAACAGTACGAACGGCAGCTCGAAATACAGAATAATCTGCTATTGGAAGCGGAACATGTTGCAAGTACTGGTAGTTTTCGGTGGGACTTAAATAATGGCACCTTGAACCTGTCCGAGAATGTCTACAAACTGCTAGGTTATGAGGAACCGTTAGACGCGAATCCCACCCTTGATTTTATATTGAAATTTGTACATGAAAAAGACATTGCTTGGGTACGTGATGTGATAACCAGTAGCAAGGTCACCAAAGAAAGAATTGATATTAGCTTTAAGGTTGTTACCAGTACAGATGAGATTAAATATGTTAATACGATCGGAGAGTATTATCCTTCTGAGGATAACTGGTATGTTGTAGGTCTATTTAAGGACGTTACCAAACAAATAGAACATGAAGTCATATTACAATCCAAAAATGCCGAACTAAGAAAAATAAATTCTGACTTGGAAGCCTTTAACAGAATTGCAAGTCATGATTTGCAGGAGCCTCTTAGAAAGATTCAAATGTTTATCAGTAGATTGAATGAAGAAGAAAAGGACAGATTGGGCCCAAGGTCAAAGAATTATTTGGGTAAGATAATATCTTCTACGGAGAGAATGCGTAACCTGATCTCCAACTTACTGTCCTATTCCAAAATAGATGATTTGGAAGATAGGCCAACAAAAATCGATCTTAACGAAATACTGGCAGAGGTTTTGGATGATTTAGGCGAACGGATAAAAGAAACAAATGCGTCCGTAAAAGCCGATAAACTTCCAGAGATTAACGGGGTACAATTTCAAATGGAACAACTCTTCTCCAATCTAATTGGCAATTCCCTAAAATATATGGCCCAGGACACCATTCCAATTGTTTCCATAAAACATAGTATTATTAAGGTGGACGCCATAAATCGAATTTCCAAGCTTTCAGATGGAGCATATCATAAATTGGAATTTATTGACAATGGAATTGGTTTTGAGAATCAATACAGTGAAAGGATTTTTGAAATCTTTCAAAGGCTTCACGGTAAGAATGAATATTCCGGAACCGGTCTTGGGCTGGCCATCTGCAAAAAAATTGTGGAGGCCCACAACGGCCTCATAACCGCGACAAGTCAGAACAGCCAAGGGGCCGTATTCACCGTTTTTTTGCCATCATTGTCAATTTAA
- a CDS encoding response regulator, with product MTKMKILLVDDDEDDREFFADALVGVNLNTQLHQLDNGKSCLDYLMQQVQNLPNLIFLDLNMPIMNGFECLEEIRKNPLLKDLPIAIYSTSSSDDDIERTFLSGANIYIKKPSSFEDLKKSLTQVIKMNWAYQMEDFKKENFLLRI from the coding sequence ATGACGAAAATGAAAATTTTGTTGGTAGACGACGATGAGGACGATAGGGAATTTTTTGCCGATGCCTTGGTGGGCGTAAATCTAAATACTCAATTGCATCAATTGGATAATGGTAAGAGCTGCTTGGATTATTTGATGCAGCAGGTTCAAAATTTGCCCAATCTGATTTTTTTGGACCTTAATATGCCCATAATGAATGGTTTCGAGTGTTTAGAGGAGATTAGGAAAAATCCATTGCTAAAGGATCTCCCCATTGCAATATATTCTACCTCTTCCTCAGACGACGATATTGAACGGACATTTTTGAGCGGTGCGAATATCTATATTAAGAAACCGTCTAGTTTTGAGGACCTCAAGAAATCCCTCACCCAAGTAATTAAAATGAATTGGGCCTATCAAATGGAAGACTTTAAAAAGGAAAATTTTTTATTAAGAATATAG
- the era gene encoding GTPase Era produces the protein MKDHKAGFVNIIGNPNVGKSTLMNAFVGEKLSIITSKAQTTRHRILGIVNGDDFQVILSDTPGIIKPAYDLQSSMMDFVKSAFDDADVLLYMVEIGEKALKDENFFIRIKNSKIPVLLLLNKIDSASQELLEEQVQYWQEQLPSVEIHPISALQNFNVRGVFERILELLPISPPYYPKDQLTDKPERFFVNETIREKILLYYKKEIPYAVEVETEEFLEDEEIIRIRSVIMVERDSQKGIIIGHKGSALKKVGVEARKDLEQFFDKQVHIELYVKVNKNWRNDTRQLKRFGYNN, from the coding sequence ATGAAAGATCATAAAGCTGGTTTTGTAAATATTATTGGTAATCCCAACGTGGGCAAGTCCACCTTAATGAATGCCTTTGTGGGTGAAAAATTATCCATAATTACTTCGAAGGCACAAACTACAAGACACAGGATTTTAGGTATTGTAAACGGAGATGATTTTCAGGTTATTCTTTCGGATACTCCTGGTATTATCAAACCTGCCTATGATCTTCAATCCTCTATGATGGATTTTGTAAAGTCGGCTTTTGATGATGCCGATGTACTATTATATATGGTCGAAATAGGTGAGAAGGCTTTGAAAGATGAAAACTTCTTTATTAGGATTAAGAATTCTAAGATTCCTGTACTCTTGCTTTTGAACAAAATCGATAGTGCCAGCCAAGAACTTTTGGAAGAGCAGGTACAGTATTGGCAGGAACAACTTCCATCCGTGGAAATACATCCCATATCGGCCCTGCAAAACTTCAATGTTCGGGGTGTTTTTGAAAGAATTTTAGAGTTGTTGCCGATTTCCCCACCCTATTATCCCAAGGACCAATTAACGGATAAACCGGAACGTTTTTTTGTCAACGAAACCATACGGGAAAAAATACTCTTGTATTATAAAAAGGAAATTCCATATGCCGTGGAGGTGGAGACCGAGGAATTTCTTGAGGATGAAGAGATAATTAGAATTCGATCCGTAATCATGGTCGAGCGAGATTCCCAAAAAGGAATTATAATCGGCCATAAAGGTAGCGCACTGAAAAAAGTAGGGGTTGAAGCCCGAAAGGATTTGGAACAGTTTTTTGACAAGCAAGTACACATTGAACTATACGTAAAGGTGAACAAAAATTGGCGTAACGACACTAGACAATTAAAACGGTTTGGGTATAATAATTAA
- a CDS encoding helix-turn-helix domain-containing protein: protein MNATHAKLNQLNNSLGGSISIYDTERILMFDNHKGTGRVQSVELESGIGYSQFDLSVKEEVKLNLKNPSNRSLFFIYCLEGSFTLKLPTSKSTIEVDSLRTVILGGKEEDVDIVLEPGKKVHFSVIQVTDGHGSEASVEKTEKLKSQLFSQFLKNKKYEYVGTVNLKIKEHLLQIKSIAQTGVVRKLLIEGIVHFTLALEILHYNSDSSKKTLHESSLTKRELLRVEDAIEEIRKKPEYPYSIDYFVRKYGLSAAKLQSGFKVFTGSTVASCIKNQRLDLAEKLIQETDLNVSEIVYTIGFSSRSYFSKIFNRRFKCSPKDYLTKARGTRLSA from the coding sequence ATGAATGCAACACACGCAAAATTAAATCAGCTTAACAATAGTCTAGGAGGAAGTATTTCGATATACGATACGGAACGTATATTGATGTTCGATAACCATAAAGGAACTGGACGTGTCCAATCCGTAGAATTGGAATCGGGTATTGGATATAGTCAATTTGACTTATCGGTCAAGGAGGAGGTGAAATTGAATTTAAAAAATCCTTCTAATCGTAGTTTGTTCTTCATTTATTGTTTAGAGGGAAGTTTTACGTTAAAACTACCAACAAGTAAATCCACCATAGAAGTAGATTCATTGAGGACCGTTATCCTTGGAGGAAAGGAAGAAGATGTGGATATTGTGCTTGAACCGGGAAAAAAGGTCCATTTTTCAGTCATTCAAGTCACTGATGGACACGGTTCCGAAGCTTCGGTGGAAAAGACCGAAAAATTAAAAAGCCAGTTGTTTTCCCAATTTCTTAAAAATAAGAAATATGAATATGTGGGAACGGTCAACCTAAAAATTAAGGAGCACTTACTGCAGATTAAATCAATTGCCCAAACCGGGGTCGTACGTAAGTTATTGATAGAAGGAATTGTACACTTTACTTTGGCGCTTGAAATATTACACTATAATAGTGATAGCTCTAAAAAAACCTTGCATGAATCCTCATTGACAAAACGTGAGTTGTTACGTGTGGAAGATGCTATTGAAGAAATAAGAAAAAAACCAGAGTACCCATATTCCATCGATTATTTCGTTAGAAAATACGGTCTGTCTGCGGCCAAACTGCAGTCTGGCTTTAAAGTGTTTACAGGCTCAACGGTCGCCAGTTGTATAAAAAATCAACGTTTAGATTTAGCCGAAAAATTAATTCAGGAAACGGATTTGAATGTCTCTGAGATTGTATATACCATTGGATTTTCAAGTAGAAGTTATTTCTCTAAAATTTTCAACAGACGTTTTAAATGTTCTCCAAAAGATTATCTAACGAAGGCCCGTGGAACAAGGCTGTCAGCTTAA
- a CDS encoding WD40/YVTN/BNR-like repeat-containing protein, whose protein sequence is MLLVNISLVRSQNPNFSSLSNDLNGLEFRAIGPALMGGRIADIAVSPEDPSTWFVAVGSGGVWKTENSGITWDAVFEEQPSYSIGCVTIDPNNPQTVWVGTGENVSGRHVGWGDGIYKSNDGGATWKSMGLENSEHIGKILVDPRNSNVVLVAAEGPLWSSGGDRGVYKTTDGGQTWNHVLKINEHTGVTDIEFDPENPDVVYAAAYQRRRHVWSLLSGGPKSGIFKSMDNGETWTQKFTGLPKGDMGKIGLAVTKANPNLVYATIEADDKEKGFYRSMDKGESWTKQNDYISGGTGPHYYQEIEVSPSNPDLVYQMDVFIRVTRDGGNSFKVLGTGREKHSDNHSLWIDPNNGKHLLAGTDGGLYETFDEGTTWRHFPNLPISQFYKLSLDNAQPFYNIVGGAQDLGTLIGPSRTMNTEGVRNQDWYVPLGADGYDNAFDPKDPNTVYMEIQEGNLYRHNRETEEGMDIQPQSTDGMADRWNWDSPLLISPHDNHRLYYGSQRLWRSDDQGSSWQPISKDLTTNRNRYELDMMGRVWSVDALYDTGAMSKYATLTSIAESPKQEGLLYTGSDDGLIHISEDGGQTWRKSGALPKVPELSFINDIEASAHDANVVFVSADAHKIGNYIPYLFMSTDRGRSWTSIVGDLPKETIVWVIKQDFVDPNLLFIGTEYGIYFSPNKGTNWIPLKSGLPTIPFRDIELHPRDNDLVGASFGRGFFVLDDYTPLRGLGERVSDKNNQLFPVRDAWWYVPNVPMQAKGMPSLGSTSFATDNPPFGATFSYWIKDVPKTGKTLRNEKEKELRSKNISVPFPGWEALEEERGQEEAKVLFLVSDQDKQPVRWLHGKTGKGLQRTSWDLRRSAPNPIDLSVPDFRPPWAGEDQGPLVSPGNYSVQMYVLFNGKLQPQGAPQSFKVIPVHDQKKNVDYSDIQIFMNHTAELSRQISNAGEKMGEYNEQIKHMKEALLKTPLANESHFNKLNELRLLLSSLRKTLYGDPIKQSLDESTPPSIRSRVGQVAGAHWETTQEPTKTQMENIEIAAKDFNTFEKELKAFNNAMETFEKTLEELKAPYTPNRKL, encoded by the coding sequence TTGCTACTAGTAAATATTAGCCTGGTCCGTTCTCAAAATCCCAATTTTTCAAGTTTGTCAAATGACCTAAATGGCTTGGAGTTCAGAGCCATTGGACCAGCACTCATGGGAGGTAGAATTGCGGATATTGCCGTAAGCCCAGAAGATCCAAGCACTTGGTTTGTTGCCGTAGGTTCAGGTGGTGTGTGGAAAACAGAGAATAGCGGGATAACCTGGGACGCGGTCTTTGAGGAGCAGCCTTCCTACTCGATTGGCTGTGTGACCATTGACCCGAACAATCCTCAAACCGTTTGGGTTGGAACCGGCGAAAATGTTAGTGGTAGACATGTTGGCTGGGGTGATGGCATCTATAAATCCAATGATGGTGGAGCTACTTGGAAATCTATGGGATTGGAAAATTCTGAACACATAGGGAAAATTTTGGTTGACCCCAGAAACAGTAATGTGGTATTGGTGGCGGCCGAAGGTCCTTTATGGTCTTCCGGTGGTGATCGTGGTGTTTATAAAACAACGGATGGAGGCCAAACTTGGAACCACGTACTAAAAATTAACGAGCATACCGGCGTTACCGATATTGAGTTCGATCCAGAGAATCCAGATGTTGTATATGCCGCGGCCTACCAGCGTAGAAGGCATGTATGGTCATTGCTATCCGGAGGTCCCAAATCTGGGATCTTTAAATCTATGGACAATGGTGAAACGTGGACCCAAAAATTTACTGGTCTGCCCAAAGGGGATATGGGTAAAATAGGACTGGCCGTGACCAAGGCGAATCCTAATCTGGTCTATGCGACTATAGAGGCGGATGATAAAGAAAAGGGCTTTTACAGGTCCATGGACAAGGGCGAAAGCTGGACAAAACAGAATGATTATATATCCGGTGGAACAGGCCCTCACTACTATCAGGAAATAGAGGTTTCACCATCGAATCCAGACTTGGTTTATCAAATGGACGTATTCATTAGGGTAACCAGGGATGGCGGTAATAGTTTTAAGGTTTTGGGAACCGGTCGCGAGAAGCATAGCGACAACCATTCTCTTTGGATCGACCCTAACAATGGCAAGCACTTGCTCGCAGGAACGGACGGCGGTTTGTACGAAACCTTTGATGAAGGTACTACTTGGAGGCATTTCCCAAACCTGCCCATCTCCCAATTTTACAAGCTCTCCTTGGACAATGCCCAACCTTTTTACAATATTGTGGGAGGTGCCCAGGATTTGGGCACTTTAATAGGTCCTTCCAGAACCATGAATACAGAAGGGGTACGCAATCAGGATTGGTACGTGCCCTTGGGTGCTGATGGTTATGACAATGCCTTTGACCCAAAAGACCCTAACACTGTTTACATGGAAATACAGGAAGGGAATTTATATCGACATAACAGGGAAACCGAAGAGGGAATGGATATTCAACCCCAGTCAACCGATGGTATGGCCGACAGATGGAACTGGGACAGTCCCTTATTGATCAGCCCCCATGATAATCATAGGCTATATTATGGGTCGCAAAGACTCTGGCGAAGTGATGACCAAGGAAGTTCTTGGCAGCCTATCAGCAAGGATTTAACGACCAATAGAAACAGGTATGAATTGGACATGATGGGCAGGGTCTGGAGCGTGGATGCCCTGTATGACACGGGAGCTATGTCCAAATATGCCACTTTGACCTCCATTGCAGAATCCCCTAAACAAGAAGGTTTATTGTATACTGGTTCCGATGACGGTTTGATACATATAAGCGAGGACGGCGGTCAGACCTGGCGGAAAAGTGGGGCCTTGCCCAAAGTCCCCGAGCTTTCTTTTATAAACGATATAGAAGCCTCCGCTCATGACGCCAATGTTGTATTCGTTAGTGCCGATGCCCATAAAATTGGGAATTATATCCCGTATTTGTTCATGAGCACGGACCGTGGACGTTCGTGGACTTCCATTGTGGGAGACCTCCCAAAAGAGACTATTGTATGGGTCATAAAGCAGGACTTCGTTGATCCAAATCTATTGTTCATCGGGACTGAATATGGCATCTATTTTTCTCCCAACAAAGGGACTAATTGGATACCATTAAAGTCCGGGTTACCAACCATACCGTTTCGGGACATCGAATTGCACCCAAGGGACAACGATTTGGTGGGAGCATCCTTTGGAAGGGGGTTTTTTGTACTGGACGATTACACTCCGTTACGGGGATTGGGTGAAAGAGTATCGGATAAGAACAACCAACTATTCCCAGTGCGGGATGCCTGGTGGTACGTGCCAAATGTTCCCATGCAGGCCAAGGGGATGCCATCATTAGGATCTACAAGCTTTGCGACGGACAATCCTCCTTTTGGGGCCACCTTCTCTTACTGGATAAAGGATGTGCCAAAAACAGGTAAGACCTTACGAAATGAAAAGGAAAAGGAGCTGAGGTCTAAGAATATTTCGGTACCCTTTCCAGGTTGGGAAGCCTTGGAAGAAGAAAGAGGACAGGAGGAAGCTAAAGTGCTTTTTTTAGTGTCAGATCAAGACAAGCAGCCCGTACGATGGTTGCATGGAAAAACAGGTAAAGGCTTACAACGTACATCTTGGGATTTAAGGCGTTCCGCACCCAACCCAATTGATTTATCCGTCCCCGACTTTAGGCCGCCGTGGGCCGGAGAGGATCAAGGACCCTTGGTGTCTCCGGGCAACTATAGTGTTCAAATGTACGTGTTGTTTAATGGAAAATTGCAACCACAAGGTGCGCCCCAAAGTTTTAAGGTAATTCCCGTACACGACCAGAAGAAAAATGTAGATTACAGTGATATCCAAATTTTTATGAATCACACCGCGGAGCTTTCCAGGCAAATATCCAACGCCGGTGAAAAAATGGGAGAATACAATGAGCAAATCAAACACATGAAGGAGGCCTTGCTTAAAACACCTTTGGCAAACGAAAGCCATTTCAATAAATTAAATGAATTAAGGTTACTGCTAAGTTCCTTGCGGAAGACCTTATATGGCGACCCTATAAAACAATCATTGGACGAGTCCACGCCACCTTCCATTAGGTCCAGGGTAGGGCAGGTGGCCGGAGCACATTGGGAAACAACACAAGAACCGACAAAAACGCAGATGGAGAACATTGAAATCGCCGCAAAGGATTTCAATACCTTCGAAAAGGAGTTGAAAGCATTTAACAACGCAATGGAAACCTTTGAAAAAACCTTGGAGGAGTTAAAGGCTCCATATACACCAAATAGAAAATTATAA
- a CDS encoding SOS response-associated peptidase yields the protein MCFSTEEFGDVKLVETYYRLDHNYVYAEPENEYKRYFNNGFVHNRSWIITQENPSILTDALWGIIPNYKSNVNPREYYKETIKYGSGLNARSEKLFDSSNYNGFKKCIIPVKGFFEPHTAKNNFKIPFYFKRKDDNPISLAGIYTVISDGTITFSILTKPASPLFIKIHNKKNRRPVILQEMDIEVWLDPTLSKNQILDVIADDLPDDKLQTWPISKDLYRGNAGQRADITEPVEYEALEIAY from the coding sequence ATGTGTTTTTCAACAGAAGAATTTGGTGATGTGAAATTGGTAGAGACCTATTACCGTTTGGATCACAACTATGTGTATGCCGAACCTGAAAATGAATACAAACGTTATTTTAATAATGGATTCGTACACAACCGCTCTTGGATTATTACCCAAGAAAACCCGAGCATATTAACTGATGCCTTGTGGGGAATCATACCCAACTATAAATCCAATGTAAACCCTAGGGAATATTATAAAGAAACCATTAAGTACGGGTCTGGATTGAATGCCAGATCGGAAAAGCTTTTCGACTCCTCCAATTACAATGGCTTCAAAAAATGTATCATTCCCGTAAAAGGCTTTTTTGAGCCTCATACTGCAAAAAACAATTTTAAGATTCCGTTTTATTTTAAAAGAAAGGATGACAATCCAATAAGTCTGGCAGGTATTTACACGGTCATTTCAGATGGAACCATTACTTTTTCCATTTTGACCAAACCAGCAAGCCCATTATTTATCAAAATTCATAATAAAAAGAACAGGAGGCCGGTTATTTTACAGGAAATGGATATTGAGGTTTGGCTTGATCCTACCTTAAGCAAGAATCAAATCCTTGATGTGATAGCAGATGACCTACCCGATGATAAATTGCAAACCTGGCCTATTAGTAAAGATCTGTACCGAGGCAATGCAGGGCAAAGAGCCGATATTACGGAGCCGGTAGAATATGAGGCATTGGAGATAGCCTATTGA
- a CDS encoding helix-turn-helix domain-containing protein, with protein sequence MKFELTYEVDKVVKELVKRTMDSLEIKVERIHEDLVVLSTEIEEKDLKKLSDHLAAYGIKIQRGNSISLLEQIKSLIKRYVHGEYDGNVSISKMLSDELGYSYSYLSNHFTSKTFTTIENFYVLIRIEKVKELLMDEEKTLSDIAYSLNFSSVPHLSAQFKKVTGLTITQYLKIRNNSINTFN encoded by the coding sequence GTGAAATTTGAGCTCACATATGAAGTGGATAAAGTGGTTAAGGAACTGGTAAAAAGGACCATGGATTCCTTGGAAATAAAGGTGGAGCGAATTCATGAGGATTTGGTTGTACTTTCAACCGAAATTGAGGAAAAGGATTTGAAGAAACTCTCGGATCACCTGGCCGCTTATGGAATAAAAATTCAAAGAGGCAATTCAATATCATTGTTGGAGCAGATAAAGTCTTTGATAAAGAGATATGTACATGGGGAATATGATGGAAATGTTTCCATTTCTAAAATGCTTTCTGATGAATTGGGTTACAGCTATTCCTACCTATCCAATCATTTTACTTCCAAAACCTTTACTACCATTGAGAACTTTTATGTTCTTATCAGAATCGAAAAAGTGAAGGAGCTATTGATGGATGAAGAAAAAACATTGTCTGATATCGCTTATAGCTTAAATTTTAGCAGTGTTCCTCATTTATCCGCCCAATTCAAAAAAGTTACAGGTTTGACCATTACACAATATTTAAAAATTAGGAATAATTCGATAAACACCTTTAATTAA
- a CDS encoding response regulator — MSQTTQRIYLADDDSDDRAFFSDALSEIPITTTIEEFSNGVDLMSFLLNGEHKKPDAIFLDLKMPMMDGFECLTDIRDLDALSEVPVIIYSTSYHEKDVERLKKMGATLYLKKPSSFNQLKTLLHKCLSHLAQKSAGKNTTDPQFLISI; from the coding sequence ATGAGTCAGACCACACAAAGAATCTATTTGGCGGATGACGATAGCGACGACCGTGCATTTTTCTCCGATGCGTTGAGCGAAATACCTATTACCACTACTATAGAGGAGTTCAGTAACGGAGTCGATTTAATGTCCTTTTTATTGAATGGAGAGCATAAAAAACCCGATGCTATTTTCTTAGATTTGAAAATGCCTATGATGGACGGTTTTGAATGTTTGACTGATATTAGAGACCTGGATGCGCTTTCAGAGGTACCAGTTATCATTTATTCTACCTCCTATCATGAAAAAGATGTGGAAAGACTAAAAAAAATGGGAGCGACCCTTTATTTAAAAAAACCTTCTTCCTTTAATCAATTAAAAACGCTTTTACATAAATGTCTTTCACATTTGGCACAAAAGTCTGCAGGCAAGAATACTACTGACCCACAATTTCTAATTTCAATTTAA
- a CDS encoding alanine/glycine:cation symporter family protein yields MKQLNDFLIQAISGTEWPMFVLLIGGGLFLMLYSRLMPYRYFGHALAITRGKYDDKNAKGDVSSLQALSAAVAATVGLGNISGVAIAIHDGGPGVVFWIWMTALIGMCIKFYSCSLSIMFRGEDSEGHLQGGPMFYIVNGLGKKYKPLAIFFALAGLFGFLGVFTANQFTETFMSVINPSETIIQMSEFNWKLTIGFVLAIVSSFVIFGGLEKIAKVATAIVPFMVMVYLVAVLFVMFMNASQVIPSLKMIITEAWNFKSVVSGGFWGLVIIGVRRAMFSNEAGLGSAPMYHGQSKNDEPIREGLVAMLGPFIDTILVCTFTAVVIILSGAYLEDGSGIVMTLNAFQKTLFGFGDQLLMVIVTAFALSTLFTYSYYGVKCLSFLTNAKIGRWYNIYFVIMIVFAAIASLELVKNLIDLSYALMVIPNMIAVLLLAPKVNAATKVYFEKLKNERS; encoded by the coding sequence ATGAAACAACTGAATGATTTTTTAATACAGGCAATTTCCGGAACGGAATGGCCCATGTTTGTTCTATTGATTGGAGGAGGTCTTTTTTTAATGCTGTATTCCAGATTAATGCCCTACCGTTATTTTGGACATGCCCTAGCAATAACTCGGGGAAAGTATGACGATAAGAATGCAAAAGGGGATGTTAGTTCCCTTCAGGCATTATCGGCGGCTGTTGCGGCTACCGTTGGACTTGGAAATATTTCAGGGGTCGCCATTGCCATTCATGATGGTGGTCCAGGGGTGGTTTTTTGGATTTGGATGACCGCGCTTATAGGAATGTGTATTAAGTTCTACTCCTGTAGTCTTTCCATAATGTTCAGGGGAGAAGACTCGGAAGGTCATTTACAGGGAGGTCCCATGTTCTATATTGTAAATGGACTAGGTAAAAAATATAAACCTTTGGCCATATTCTTTGCCCTGGCCGGACTCTTTGGTTTTTTAGGTGTTTTTACGGCCAATCAATTTACGGAAACATTCATGAGTGTTATAAATCCATCCGAAACCATCATACAAATGAGTGAGTTTAACTGGAAATTGACCATTGGTTTTGTGCTAGCCATTGTGAGTTCTTTCGTTATTTTTGGGGGGTTGGAAAAAATAGCCAAGGTGGCTACAGCAATAGTCCCCTTTATGGTGATGGTATATTTGGTTGCTGTTTTATTTGTGATGTTCATGAACGCATCCCAGGTAATACCCTCGCTCAAGATGATTATTACAGAAGCTTGGAACTTTAAGTCCGTTGTTTCGGGAGGGTTTTGGGGACTTGTGATTATAGGAGTCCGCAGAGCAATGTTTTCCAATGAGGCCGGTCTGGGTAGTGCTCCCATGTATCACGGTCAGTCTAAAAACGATGAGCCCATACGGGAAGGATTGGTGGCCATGTTGGGCCCGTTTATAGATACAATACTGGTCTGTACTTTTACTGCCGTTGTTATTATTCTAAGTGGGGCTTATTTGGAGGATGGTAGCGGAATTGTAATGACCTTAAACGCTTTTCAAAAGACATTGTTCGGTTTTGGAGATCAACTTTTGATGGTAATTGTAACGGCCTTTGCCCTTTCTACCTTGTTTACGTATTCCTACTATGGAGTTAAGTGCCTTTCATTTTTGACGAATGCGAAAATTGGTAGATGGTACAATATCTATTTTGTGATTATGATTGTTTTTGCGGCTATTGCTTCTTTGGAACTAGTTAAAAATCTTATCGATCTCTCCTATGCCCTTATGGTAATTCCAAATATGATTGCCGTACTTTTGTTGGCTCCTAAGGTTAATGCTGCCACCAAGGTTTATTTTGAAAAATTAAAGAATGAAAGATCATAA